The sequence GGCACGACGGCTCCGGGCACGACCGGCACGGGCACGACGGGTACTGGCACGACGGGCACGGGCACGGCGGGGACGGGCATGGGCGGCTCGGGCACCGGCACGGGCACGTCGGTGACCGGCTCGGACGCGGGCGTGGGGATGGGCACGGGCGGCTCGGGCTACACGTCTCCCGAGCAGGGCGCGACGGGCGCGGGCTCCAACGGCACGTTCCAGCCTCCGTCGGGCGGCTCCGTCATCGACGGCGGCACGGGCTTCTAGTCTCCGGTTGAATCACGAGGCCGCCGGGCGCGCTCCACGCGCTCGGCGGCTTCGCGTCGAGCACACCCTCCGCACCGCTGGACACCCGCGCCCGCGCCTGCTTTGTCCCGCGGGCCATGAACGCCCCCTCGCCTCGCATCCTCTCGCTGCGCGTGGGCCTGCCCCGTGAGCTGGGCACGGCCGGCGCCGCGTCGCCCCTGGAGCGGCCGTGGACGAGCGCCATCTTCAAGGACGCCGTGCCCGGTCCCCTCCGGCTCTCCCGCACGGGCCTCGCCGGAGACGGCCAGGCGGACCTCAAGGTCCACGGCGGCCTGGAGAAGGCCGTGCTCGCCTACGCCGCCTCGCACTACGACTTCTGGCGCGAACACCTCGCACGCAACGACGTGGGCCCCGGCGCCTTCGGTGAGAACTGGGTCCTCTCCGGCGGCGAGGAGCACACGGTCTGCATCGGCGACATGCTGCGCGTGGGCGGCGCGCGCGTGCAGGTGTCCCAGCCGCGCCAGCCGTGCTGGAAGCCCGCGCGCCGCTGGGCACGCAAGGACCTGGCCCTCCTCATCCAGGAGACGGGCCGCACCGGCTGGTACCTCCGCGTGCTCGACGAGGGCCCCGTGCGCGAGGGCGACACGCTGGAGCTCCTCGAGCGCCCCTACCCCGCCTTCACGGTCGCCTTCGCCAACCACGCCATGCACGGCCACGCCCCGGACGCCGCGGCCGAGCTGGCGGACTGCGAGG comes from Pyxidicoccus parkwaysis and encodes:
- a CDS encoding Erp protein, whose amino-acid sequence is MVKQMKRGGLWAGALTGALVLGTACSATEAPVALAQATPSTGQPATGGSGTDVTGTPAQEPSPGTSTGVTTPPGTSTTAPGTTAPGTTGTGTTGTGTTGTGTAGTGMGGSGTGTGTSVTGSDAGVGMGTGGSGYTSPEQGATGAGSNGTFQPPSGGSVIDGGTGF
- a CDS encoding MOSC domain-containing protein — its product is MNAPSPRILSLRVGLPRELGTAGAASPLERPWTSAIFKDAVPGPLRLSRTGLAGDGQADLKVHGGLEKAVLAYAASHYDFWREHLARNDVGPGAFGENWVLSGGEEHTVCIGDMLRVGGARVQVSQPRQPCWKPARRWARKDLALLIQETGRTGWYLRVLDEGPVREGDTLELLERPYPAFTVAFANHAMHGHAPDAAAELADCEALSPGWRESLRRRARGTRGDDRPRLEGPNSAN